Proteins co-encoded in one Paraburkholderia edwinii genomic window:
- a CDS encoding sensor histidine kinase: protein MGTTAPRGTAAPPAAAQATQQTYRARLFNNKKGAARDISAAAQKADQASLDADGAAQCATIGDSHRPDVVTVTRRLLVFFALVAGLAAACGLTWSVSWQRGIEALRLNAAARADRTTSALRSTLERYESLPYLLAEHPVVQDVVVAPTEVNVARANHYLEDLNRQARANVTYIIKADGICVAASNWLDADSFVGVEYLFRPYFIEAINGRVGRFFAIGTTSHDPGYFISQPVMRDGKIVGVAVVKLNLEWFQGADASEPLIVTDDHGVIFLSSVAAWKYHTVRPLSNEVMDSIRQTRQYAQQPITPLPMTIERTLAGGARIVRIGGGRYAPRYLASSRALGEPDWHLITLSPVDPVNADARYATVVTGFGYVSLCLLLFYWRMRRARVREVMRSRTLLQKAYAELNERVAERTADLSQANEQLKNEVRERARAEQELRAAHDELIQASKLAALGQMAAGITHELNQPLAALRSFSDNTRVLLERGDQAAAHENLEAIAALTERMGKITNQLKLFVGRARPRNARSPVARALRNVLGLLQKRLQGVTVDVSLLDATAANPTRERFDIDAGHPQLMVNCDDLRLEQVLINLLGNALDAVAGLLEPHIAIEMEAPDAATLTITVRDNGPGIPADVLPHLFEPFFTTKEMGQGLGLGLAISSSIARDCGGSLAARNAPDGGAAFTLTLRRARAQVSDPLAAGT from the coding sequence ATGGGGACCACGGCGCCGCGAGGCACAGCGGCGCCGCCCGCAGCCGCGCAAGCGACGCAACAGACGTATCGCGCGCGGCTCTTCAACAATAAGAAAGGCGCGGCGCGCGACATAAGTGCCGCCGCGCAAAAGGCGGATCAAGCCTCGCTAGACGCAGACGGCGCTGCGCAATGTGCCACAATAGGCGACTCCCATCGTCCTGACGTGGTTACCGTGACGCGCCGTCTGCTCGTTTTCTTCGCGCTCGTCGCTGGGCTCGCGGCGGCATGCGGGCTCACGTGGTCGGTGAGCTGGCAGCGCGGCATCGAAGCGCTGCGTCTGAATGCGGCCGCTCGCGCCGACCGTACGACAAGCGCGCTCAGAAGCACGCTCGAGCGCTACGAATCGCTTCCCTATCTGCTTGCCGAACACCCTGTTGTGCAAGACGTCGTGGTTGCGCCCACTGAAGTCAACGTCGCGCGCGCCAACCATTACCTCGAGGACCTGAACCGCCAGGCACGGGCGAACGTCACCTACATCATCAAAGCCGACGGCATATGCGTCGCGGCCAGCAACTGGCTCGACGCGGACAGTTTCGTCGGCGTCGAATATCTGTTCCGGCCGTATTTCATCGAGGCGATTAACGGACGCGTCGGGCGTTTCTTTGCGATCGGCACAACGTCGCACGATCCGGGATACTTTATCTCGCAACCGGTGATGCGCGACGGCAAGATCGTCGGCGTTGCGGTCGTCAAGCTCAATCTCGAGTGGTTTCAGGGTGCGGATGCATCGGAACCGCTGATCGTGACCGACGACCATGGCGTGATCTTTCTGTCGTCGGTGGCTGCGTGGAAGTACCACACGGTGCGGCCGCTTTCGAACGAAGTGATGGACTCGATCCGCCAGACGCGCCAGTACGCGCAGCAACCGATCACGCCGCTACCGATGACAATCGAGCGCACGCTCGCCGGCGGCGCACGGATCGTGCGGATCGGCGGCGGCCGCTATGCGCCGCGCTATCTCGCGTCGAGCCGCGCGCTCGGCGAACCGGACTGGCATCTGATCACGCTGTCGCCGGTCGATCCCGTGAACGCGGACGCACGCTATGCGACGGTCGTAACGGGCTTCGGCTATGTATCGCTGTGTCTGTTGCTGTTCTACTGGCGCATGCGCCGTGCGCGCGTGCGCGAAGTGATGAGGAGCCGCACGCTGCTGCAAAAAGCATATGCCGAACTCAACGAGCGCGTGGCGGAGCGCACCGCGGACCTCTCGCAGGCGAATGAACAGCTGAAAAACGAAGTGCGCGAACGCGCGCGTGCCGAACAGGAACTGCGCGCCGCACACGACGAACTGATCCAGGCAAGCAAGCTCGCGGCGCTGGGCCAGATGGCGGCGGGCATCACCCATGAGCTGAACCAGCCGCTTGCCGCGCTGCGCAGCTTTTCGGACAACACACGCGTGCTGCTCGAACGCGGCGACCAGGCGGCGGCGCATGAAAATCTCGAGGCGATCGCCGCGCTGACCGAGCGCATGGGCAAGATCACGAATCAGTTGAAGCTGTTTGTCGGTCGTGCGCGGCCGCGCAACGCGCGCTCGCCGGTCGCACGCGCATTGCGCAATGTGCTGGGGCTGTTGCAGAAGCGCTTGCAAGGCGTGACGGTCGATGTGTCGCTACTCGACGCAACCGCGGCGAATCCGACGCGCGAGCGGTTCGACATCGATGCCGGGCATCCGCAGCTCATGGTGAATTGCGACGATCTGCGGCTCGAGCAAGTGCTGATCAATCTGCTCGGCAATGCGCTCGATGCGGTCGCGGGCCTGCTTGAACCGCATATTGCGATCGAGATGGAAGCGCCCGATGCGGCGACGTTGACGATCACGGTCCGCGACAACGGACCGGGCATTCCGGCCGACGTGCTGCCGCACCTGTTCGAACCGTTCTTCACGACGAAGGAGATGGGGCAGGGGTTGGGGCTCGGCCTTGCGATCTCGTCGTCGATCGCGCGCGATTGCGGCGGCTCGCTGGCCGCGCGCAACGCGCCGGACGGCGGCGCGGCTTTCACGCTGACGCTGCGCCGCGCCCGGGCGCAGGTGAGCGACCCGCTTGCCGCGGGAACCTGA
- the lipA gene encoding lipoyl synthase, giving the protein MTDVTANPAGQSAPNAGAAPASAAYDATAKQKAQAKTARIPIKIVPIEKLKKPDWIRVKAATGNSRFTEIKQILREHNLHTVCEEASCPNIGECFGKGTATFMIMGDKCTRRCPFCDVGHGRPDPLDADEPLNLARTIAALKLKYVVITSVDRDDLRDGGAAHFVECIEKTRELSPETRIEILTPDFRGRLDRALGILNAAPPDVMNHNLETVPRLYKEARPGSDYAHSLKLLKDFKALHPNVATKSGLMVGLGETEEEILQVMRDLRAHDVDMLTIGQYLQPSEHHLPVRAYVHPDTFKMYEEEAYKMGFTHAAVGAMVRSSYHADVQAHGAGVV; this is encoded by the coding sequence ATGACTGACGTTACCGCGAACCCCGCAGGCCAATCCGCTCCTAACGCTGGCGCGGCACCTGCATCCGCCGCCTACGACGCCACCGCCAAGCAGAAAGCCCAGGCGAAAACGGCGCGCATTCCGATCAAAATCGTTCCGATCGAAAAACTCAAGAAGCCGGACTGGATCCGCGTGAAAGCGGCAACCGGCAATTCGCGCTTCACCGAGATCAAACAGATCCTGCGCGAGCACAACCTGCACACGGTGTGCGAGGAAGCGAGCTGCCCGAATATCGGCGAATGCTTCGGCAAGGGCACGGCCACGTTCATGATCATGGGCGACAAGTGCACGCGCCGTTGCCCGTTCTGCGATGTCGGCCACGGCCGGCCCGACCCGCTCGATGCGGATGAGCCGCTCAATCTCGCACGCACGATTGCGGCGCTGAAACTGAAGTACGTGGTGATCACGAGCGTCGATCGCGACGATCTGCGCGATGGCGGCGCGGCGCACTTCGTCGAATGCATCGAGAAGACGCGCGAGTTGTCGCCCGAGACGCGCATCGAGATTCTGACGCCGGACTTCCGTGGCCGCCTCGATCGCGCGCTCGGCATTCTGAATGCGGCTCCGCCCGACGTGATGAATCACAACCTGGAGACGGTGCCGCGTCTGTATAAGGAAGCGCGCCCGGGCTCGGACTACGCGCACTCGCTGAAGCTGCTCAAAGACTTCAAGGCGTTGCATCCGAATGTCGCGACGAAGTCCGGCCTGATGGTGGGGCTTGGCGAAACCGAGGAAGAAATTCTGCAGGTGATGCGCGACCTGCGCGCGCACGACGTGGACATGCTGACGATCGGCCAGTATCTGCAGCCATCGGAACACCATCTGCCGGTGCGCGCCTACGTGCACCCCGATACTTTCAAGATGTACGAAGAGGAAGCCTACAAGATGGGCTTCACACACGCCGCCGTCGGCGCGATGGTGCGTTCGAGCTACCATGCCGATGTACAGGCGCACGGAGCAGGAGTGGTCTGA
- a CDS encoding DUF2917 domain-containing protein gives MREISSSIWFEVGHGETVPLRVTNSTRLTVHGGAVWVTRSNDVEDYWLEPGKTLRLRRGERLWLSAEGGTHACVVFYVPKRANERAVNWFARVAEQIGMRVRGGWRTV, from the coding sequence ATGCGAGAAATTTCCTCTAGCATCTGGTTCGAAGTCGGCCATGGCGAAACGGTGCCGCTGCGCGTCACGAACAGCACGCGGCTGACGGTTCACGGTGGCGCGGTATGGGTTACGCGCAGCAATGACGTCGAGGATTACTGGCTCGAACCCGGCAAGACGCTGCGCTTGCGGCGCGGCGAGCGGCTGTGGCTGAGCGCCGAAGGCGGCACGCACGCGTGCGTCGTCTTCTATGTGCCGAAGCGCGCCAACGAGCGGGCGGTCAACTGGTTTGCGCGTGTTGCGGAGCAGATCGGCATGCGGGTGCGCGGTGGCTGGCGAACCGTATGA
- a CDS encoding M35 family metallo-endopeptidase, which yields MRTDSYRNTYAREGAPAQIPPPAAPVQQPQVFNYTAPPRTAPDTEFRQASPDTQVPYRIAGEQGNGNNRNDVDGVPLRNAPSPQAPGAETQPAGAVQDANGNFVFDRWDEAGTHVVDKFNKQTLMRSHEETDTDGTSSLLVFNERTGQRSSDVYTSDGSHRHSEWNQRTGKHKDESWSPQGQYQCQEWNEATAREQALLRQYKSDVEQTLPNNRRNLDAPTSAAPGDVSQRPVSDYRNTGTGAPGADRNEASPRPTNTDWRPVGDGRYGRGTGGQGGRGHVGPGGGGRGQVGPGGGGGGGGRGQVGPGGGGGGGGGGGGSAGPTGGAGNATVPNPEMINTGASQFSQEQLNRLNAAPQKLMQFLDVALARLDKYGANDPELQQWFGKNASVDEIRQTLTRMRETLASGNYKFSLDPNTRDNWEMAHVFPNDKSHTIHVRPHMLDPVFGKNTPEVTLFHELSHFDDIGKTRDLVYGDYNAATLAQRDSNAAMHNAENYGMFIRQVAQLA from the coding sequence ATGAGAACCGACAGCTATCGCAATACATATGCGCGCGAAGGCGCGCCAGCTCAAATACCACCACCGGCCGCTCCTGTGCAGCAACCGCAGGTGTTCAACTACACGGCCCCACCACGCACGGCCCCGGATACTGAGTTCCGCCAGGCTTCGCCGGACACTCAGGTGCCGTACCGCATCGCCGGCGAGCAGGGCAATGGAAACAATAGAAACGACGTCGACGGTGTGCCGTTGCGCAATGCGCCGTCACCTCAAGCACCGGGCGCGGAAACGCAACCAGCAGGCGCAGTCCAGGACGCAAACGGCAATTTCGTCTTCGATCGCTGGGACGAGGCCGGCACGCACGTCGTGGATAAATTCAACAAGCAGACCCTTATGCGTTCGCACGAAGAGACCGATACAGACGGTACCAGCAGCCTTCTGGTATTCAACGAACGCACCGGCCAGCGCTCAAGCGACGTGTATACGTCGGATGGCTCGCACAGACACAGCGAGTGGAACCAGCGTACCGGCAAACATAAGGACGAGAGCTGGAGCCCGCAGGGTCAGTACCAGTGTCAGGAGTGGAACGAGGCGACCGCGCGCGAGCAGGCCTTGCTGCGTCAGTATAAGAGCGATGTCGAACAAACTCTGCCAAACAATCGGCGGAATCTGGACGCCCCCACTTCTGCGGCACCCGGTGACGTTTCGCAGCGGCCGGTTTCCGATTACCGCAATACAGGCACGGGCGCGCCGGGCGCAGATAGGAATGAAGCGAGCCCGCGCCCCACGAATACCGATTGGCGCCCCGTCGGTGACGGCAGGTACGGTCGCGGCACAGGAGGCCAAGGAGGCCGCGGACACGTAGGCCCCGGTGGTGGTGGCCGCGGGCAAGTAGGTCCCGGTGGTGGTGGCGGCGGAGGTGGCCGCGGGCAAGTAGGTCCCGGTGGTGGCGGTGGCGGTGGCGGAGGTGGCGGCGGATCAGCAGGTCCAACGGGTGGCGCGGGCAACGCAACCGTCCCCAATCCCGAGATGATCAACACCGGCGCGTCGCAATTCTCGCAGGAGCAGCTGAATCGCTTGAACGCCGCTCCTCAGAAGCTGATGCAGTTCCTTGACGTCGCGCTTGCGCGTCTCGACAAATACGGAGCGAACGATCCGGAACTGCAGCAATGGTTCGGCAAGAACGCGAGCGTCGACGAAATCAGGCAGACGCTAACCAGAATGCGTGAGACGCTTGCTTCGGGTAACTACAAATTCTCGCTCGACCCGAATACCCGGGACAATTGGGAGATGGCGCACGTCTTCCCTAACGACAAATCGCACACGATCCACGTGAGGCCGCACATGCTGGACCCGGTCTTCGGCAAAAATACGCCTGAGGTCACACTGTTCCATGAGCTCAGTCATTTCGACGACATCGGCAAAACACGCGATCTGGTTTACGGGGACTACAACGCGGCGACGCTCGCGCAAAGGGATAGCAACGCGGCAATGCACAACGCGGAAAACTACGGCATGTTTATCCGCCAGGTGGCGCAGTTAGCTTAA
- the ugpQ gene encoding glycerophosphodiester phosphodiesterase — protein sequence MANGIDVEDEDETARWRYPRLVAHRCGGKLAPENTLAGFDVCVQHGYRMVEFDAKLSADNQPFLLHDDTLDRTTSGCGAAAQHTWAQLSALDAGSWFDHRFAGARLPTLADAAARCERDTLAANIEIKPCSGRDALTGELVATAALSLWRSQTPLLSSFSYDALAAARKAAPSLPRGMLFDAVPHDWQRIVCELECVSLHADHKHLTERLVAEVRAAGLRVLAYTVNDVVRARELSQWGVDMICTDRLDLISEAALR from the coding sequence ATGGCAAACGGAATCGACGTCGAAGACGAAGATGAAACGGCCCGTTGGCGATACCCGCGGCTCGTGGCGCACCGGTGCGGGGGTAAGCTCGCACCGGAAAACACGCTCGCGGGCTTCGACGTGTGTGTCCAGCACGGTTACCGGATGGTCGAGTTCGACGCAAAGCTGTCCGCCGACAATCAACCGTTTCTGCTGCATGACGACACCCTCGATCGAACCACAAGCGGTTGCGGCGCAGCGGCGCAGCACACGTGGGCGCAATTGAGCGCGCTCGACGCAGGTTCATGGTTCGATCACCGCTTCGCGGGCGCACGCCTGCCCACGCTTGCGGATGCCGCTGCGCGCTGTGAACGCGATACGCTCGCCGCGAATATCGAAATCAAGCCCTGTAGCGGCCGCGACGCGCTGACGGGCGAACTCGTCGCCACCGCGGCGCTTTCGCTATGGCGTTCGCAAACGCCTCTGCTGTCGTCGTTCTCGTACGACGCGTTGGCGGCGGCACGCAAGGCGGCCCCCTCGCTACCGCGCGGCATGCTGTTCGACGCGGTGCCGCACGACTGGCAGCGCATCGTGTGCGAACTCGAATGCGTATCGCTGCACGCGGATCACAAGCATCTGACTGAACGGCTCGTCGCTGAAGTTCGCGCGGCCGGCCTGCGCGTACTCGCGTACACCGTGAACGACGTTGTTCGTGCGCGCGAACTCTCCCAATGGGGCGTCGACATGATCTGCACCGACCGCCTCGATCTGATTAGCGAAGCCGCACTGCGCTGA
- a CDS encoding sigma-54-dependent transcriptional regulator, whose translation MVTKSIQVLYVEDDELVRRASVQSLQLAGFEVMGHAAAESALKLVSADFAGVVVSDIRLPGASGLDLLAQCRERTPDVPVILVTGHGDISMAVQAMRDGAYDFIEKPFASERLVETVRRALERRTLVLENLALRRELAEQSSVAPRIIGRSSAIEQVRRLIANVAPTDAAVLINGDTGAGKELIARSLHELSPRRDKPFIAVNCGALPEQMFESEMFGYEPGAFTGAAKRRIGKLEHASGGTLFLDEIESMPLALQVKLLRVLQDGVLERLGSNQPIQVDCRIVAAAKGDMTEHVAAGTFRRDLLYRLNVVTIALPPLSERREDIVPLFEHFLLDAAVRYQRPAPMLTDRQRTGLMQREWPGNVRELRNAADRFVLGIVDDTVATSADDGDTQPLKERVEQFERAVIAEALEQAGGAVALAADRLQLGKATLYEKIKRYGLVARGEGER comes from the coding sequence ATGGTGACCAAGAGTATCCAGGTGCTGTATGTCGAAGACGACGAGCTCGTGCGGCGCGCAAGCGTGCAGAGCTTGCAGCTCGCGGGCTTCGAAGTGATGGGACACGCCGCGGCTGAATCCGCGTTGAAGCTGGTCAGCGCCGATTTCGCGGGCGTCGTGGTGAGCGATATCCGGCTACCCGGTGCGAGCGGACTCGACCTGCTCGCGCAGTGCCGCGAGCGCACGCCCGATGTGCCGGTGATTCTCGTCACCGGACACGGCGATATTTCAATGGCCGTGCAGGCGATGCGCGACGGCGCCTACGACTTCATTGAAAAGCCGTTCGCGTCGGAGCGGCTCGTCGAGACGGTGCGGCGCGCGCTCGAGCGCCGCACGCTGGTGCTCGAGAACCTCGCATTGCGCCGCGAGCTGGCCGAACAAAGTTCGGTCGCGCCGCGCATCATCGGACGCAGCTCTGCGATCGAGCAGGTGCGCCGGCTTATCGCGAACGTTGCGCCGACCGATGCGGCGGTGCTGATCAACGGCGACACGGGCGCGGGCAAGGAGCTCATTGCGCGCAGTCTGCACGAACTGTCACCGCGCCGCGACAAGCCGTTTATCGCGGTCAATTGCGGCGCTCTGCCCGAGCAGATGTTCGAGTCTGAAATGTTCGGCTACGAGCCTGGCGCTTTCACGGGCGCGGCCAAACGACGCATCGGCAAGCTCGAGCATGCGTCGGGCGGCACGCTTTTTCTCGACGAAATCGAAAGCATGCCGCTCGCGCTGCAGGTGAAGCTGCTGCGTGTGCTGCAGGATGGCGTGCTCGAGCGGCTCGGCTCGAACCAGCCGATTCAGGTGGACTGCCGCATTGTTGCCGCGGCGAAAGGCGATATGACGGAGCACGTCGCGGCCGGCACGTTCCGGCGTGACTTGCTGTATCGGCTCAACGTCGTGACGATTGCGCTGCCGCCGTTGTCCGAGCGCCGTGAAGATATCGTGCCGCTCTTCGAACATTTCCTGCTCGATGCGGCGGTGCGCTACCAGCGTCCCGCGCCTATGCTCACCGACCGTCAGCGCACGGGCCTGATGCAGCGCGAGTGGCCCGGCAATGTGCGCGAGCTGCGCAATGCGGCCGATCGCTTCGTGCTCGGTATCGTCGACGATACGGTCGCGACGTCGGCCGATGATGGCGACACGCAGCCGTTGAAGGAGCGCGTCGAACAGTTTGAGCGTGCGGTGATTGCCGAGGCGCTCGAGCAGGCGGGCGGCGCGGTTGCGTTGGCGGCCGACCGGCTGCAGCTCGGCAAGGCGACGCTCTATGAAAAGATCAAGCGGTATGGGCTTGTTGCGCGCGGTGAGGGCGAGCGGTAA
- a CDS encoding TlpA disulfide reductase family protein, with protein MSQDTVSRRASPFRYIAMAVVAGAIAVAGYFAFGNQQHVPDATFTLLSGQKVTTADLKGKVYLVNFWATNCDTCMKEMPQMVDTYNRFKGKGLEFVAVAMKYDAPMYVANYTETRRLPFKVAMDDGSAAQQFGNVQLTPTTFVIGRDGKILKRYVGEPSFQELDALLDKELGSA; from the coding sequence ATGAGCCAAGACACTGTTTCCCGGCGCGCCAGCCCGTTTCGCTACATTGCGATGGCGGTCGTCGCCGGCGCGATCGCGGTTGCCGGTTATTTCGCCTTCGGCAACCAGCAGCATGTTCCTGATGCGACCTTCACGCTGCTCTCCGGCCAGAAAGTCACGACCGCCGATCTGAAGGGCAAGGTCTATCTGGTGAACTTCTGGGCGACGAACTGCGATACCTGCATGAAGGAAATGCCGCAGATGGTCGACACGTACAACCGCTTCAAAGGCAAAGGTCTCGAGTTCGTTGCGGTCGCAATGAAATATGACGCACCGATGTACGTCGCCAACTACACGGAAACGCGCCGCCTGCCGTTCAAGGTTGCGATGGATGACGGTTCCGCGGCGCAGCAGTTCGGCAATGTCCAGCTCACGCCGACCACGTTCGTCATCGGCCGTGACGGCAAGATTCTCAAGCGCTATGTCGGCGAGCCGAGCTTCCAGGAGCTCGATGCATTGCTCGACAAGGAACTGGGTTCGGCATAA
- a CDS encoding dicarboxylate/amino acid:cation symporter, which translates to MKKPFYKILYVQVIAAIIIGIVLGHFSPAFAVDMKPLGDAFIKLIKMVIGPIIFCTVVTGIAGMQDMKKVGRVGGKALLYFEIVSTFALVLGLIATHVLKPGVGFNIDPATLDGKAVASYAAKAHGQSTVEFLMHIIPDTISSAFAQGEILQILLVALLFGSVLATIGERGKVVTDFIEGISGVLFGVVKIITKLAPIGAFGAMAFTIGKYGIGSLLPLLKLIGTFYLTSIVFVIVVLGIIARVVGFNIFRFVAYIKEEMLIVLGTSSSEAALPQLMLKLEKLGCSRSVVGLVVPTGYSFNLDGTNIYMTMAVLFIAQATNTDLTLTQQLTLLAVTMLTSKGASGVTGAGFITLAATLAVVPTIPLSGMVLILGIDRFMSECRALTNIVGNGVATVVVSAWERELDRSKLRAVMQRDVSVSEAAEV; encoded by the coding sequence GTGAAGAAACCCTTCTACAAAATCCTTTATGTCCAGGTGATTGCCGCAATCATTATCGGCATCGTCCTCGGGCATTTCTCGCCGGCATTCGCCGTAGACATGAAGCCGCTTGGCGACGCGTTCATCAAGCTGATCAAGATGGTGATCGGCCCGATCATCTTCTGCACGGTTGTGACCGGCATCGCTGGCATGCAGGACATGAAGAAGGTAGGACGCGTCGGCGGCAAGGCGCTGCTGTACTTCGAGATCGTCTCGACCTTCGCACTCGTGCTCGGCCTGATCGCGACGCATGTGCTCAAGCCCGGCGTCGGCTTCAACATCGATCCGGCCACGCTCGACGGCAAGGCGGTTGCGTCGTATGCGGCGAAAGCGCACGGCCAGTCGACGGTCGAGTTCCTGATGCACATCATTCCGGACACGATCTCGTCCGCGTTCGCGCAAGGTGAAATCCTGCAGATCCTGCTCGTCGCGCTGCTGTTCGGCAGCGTGCTTGCCACGATCGGCGAGCGCGGCAAGGTCGTCACCGATTTCATCGAAGGCATCTCGGGCGTGCTGTTCGGCGTCGTGAAGATCATCACGAAGCTCGCGCCGATCGGCGCGTTCGGCGCGATGGCGTTCACCATCGGCAAGTACGGCATCGGCTCGCTGCTGCCGCTGCTGAAGCTGATCGGCACGTTCTATCTGACGTCGATCGTGTTCGTGATTGTCGTGCTCGGCATCATCGCGCGCGTGGTTGGCTTCAACATCTTCCGCTTTGTCGCGTACATCAAGGAAGAGATGCTGATCGTGCTCGGCACGAGCTCGTCGGAAGCGGCGCTGCCGCAGCTGATGCTGAAGCTCGAGAAGCTCGGCTGCTCGCGTTCGGTCGTGGGCCTCGTCGTGCCGACCGGTTACTCGTTTAACCTCGACGGCACCAATATCTACATGACGATGGCGGTGCTCTTTATCGCGCAGGCGACCAACACCGATCTGACGCTCACGCAGCAGCTGACGCTGCTCGCCGTGACGATGCTGACGTCGAAGGGCGCGAGCGGCGTGACGGGCGCAGGCTTCATCACGCTCGCCGCGACGCTCGCCGTCGTGCCGACGATTCCGCTGTCGGGCATGGTGCTGATTCTCGGCATCGACCGCTTCATGAGCGAATGCCGCGCGCTGACGAACATTGTCGGTAACGGCGTGGCGACGGTTGTCGTATCGGCATGGGAACGCGAACTTGACCGCTCGAAGCTGCGCGCGGTGATGCAGCGCGACGTGTCGGTCAGCGAAGCGGCCGAAGTTTAA
- the lipB gene encoding lipoyl(octanoyl) transferase LipB codes for MCATPVTLPVAPSSTVAAGAALSETASVDNPAGAATASVSACAALAAPVLLRWRGAEPYQLSFDAMRAFTEARTAETVDEIWLVEHPPVFTLGQAGDPAHLLAADSGIPLVKVDRGGQITYHGPGQVVAYLLLDLRRRKLMVRELVTRIEAAVIETLAAYNLAGERKVGAPGIYVAPGPSAGQHAGAKIAALGLKIRNGCSYHGVSLNVKMDLEPFFAINPCGYAGLETVDMATLGANAGWTDVARTLAARLTAHIDGVATAAAHSAQSQAGAATASLERTND; via the coding sequence ATGTGTGCCACGCCGGTTACCCTGCCTGTCGCGCCTTCCAGCACTGTCGCTGCCGGAGCGGCGCTGTCTGAAACGGCTTCCGTTGACAACCCCGCTGGCGCTGCCACGGCGTCTGTCTCCGCTTGTGCGGCTCTCGCTGCACCTGTTCTGCTGCGTTGGCGCGGCGCTGAGCCCTATCAGCTGAGCTTCGATGCGATGCGTGCCTTCACCGAAGCGCGCACCGCGGAAACCGTCGACGAAATCTGGCTTGTCGAACACCCGCCGGTTTTCACACTCGGGCAGGCGGGCGACCCTGCGCATCTGCTTGCAGCCGATAGCGGCATACCGCTCGTCAAGGTCGATCGCGGCGGGCAGATCACGTACCACGGTCCCGGCCAGGTCGTCGCTTATCTGCTGCTCGATTTGCGCCGCCGCAAACTAATGGTGCGCGAGCTTGTCACGCGCATTGAAGCGGCCGTGATCGAAACGCTCGCGGCGTATAATCTGGCCGGAGAACGCAAGGTCGGCGCGCCGGGTATTTATGTCGCGCCGGGGCCTTCCGCAGGGCAGCACGCCGGCGCCAAAATCGCCGCGTTGGGCCTCAAGATCCGCAACGGCTGCAGTTATCACGGCGTAAGCCTGAACGTGAAGATGGACCTGGAGCCGTTTTTCGCAATCAACCCGTGCGGTTACGCCGGACTCGAAACGGTGGACATGGCAACACTTGGCGCGAATGCGGGCTGGACCGATGTAGCTCGCACGCTGGCCGCACGTCTTACCGCACACATCGACGGCGTTGCTACAGCCGCCGCCCACTCCGCCCAATCGCAGGCCGGTGCCGCCACCGCCTCACTGGAACGAACGAATGACTGA
- a CDS encoding helix-turn-helix transcriptional regulator: MEYIFTLKYQLAEVDTDLDDLVEQLGAAGCDDALIGIGHPGRIALEFTREAESADEALVSALASVKSVVPSAKLIEAAPDFVGLTDAAQAVGVTRQNMRKLMLKHATSFPTPVHEGTTTVWHLADILAWLQAKCNYNLEQRLIDVASTAMQINLAKEGRQMTSRMQREVRMLVA, translated from the coding sequence ATGGAGTACATCTTTACGCTGAAGTACCAGTTGGCAGAGGTCGACACCGATCTGGACGACCTGGTCGAACAGCTCGGTGCCGCCGGGTGCGACGATGCATTGATCGGCATCGGCCATCCTGGCCGCATCGCACTCGAATTTACGCGTGAGGCGGAGTCGGCCGATGAAGCGCTCGTCAGCGCACTTGCAAGCGTCAAATCGGTCGTCCCGTCGGCGAAGCTGATCGAAGCGGCGCCCGACTTTGTCGGGCTCACCGATGCGGCACAGGCGGTTGGCGTGACGCGCCAGAACATGCGCAAGCTCATGCTCAAACACGCGACGAGCTTCCCCACACCGGTACACGAGGGGACCACAACCGTATGGCATCTGGCCGATATCCTTGCGTGGCTGCAGGCGAAGTGCAACTACAACCTTGAGCAGCGCTTGATCGATGTCGCTTCCACCGCGATGCAGATCAACCTTGCGAAGGAAGGGCGCCAGATGACGTCGCGCATGCAGCGGGAAGTCCGCATGCTGGTCGCGTAG